The DNA segment CCAAGGTCATCGCTTCAAGGATTTGAGACGCGATCAGGCATTCCCCATCCCAGCTTTCTAAGAAAATCAGATGCCCCAGTTCGTGTGCAAATAATGCTTCTTGTTCGGAGGGGGCAAGGCGGTCAAGGATCGGGCCGTGAAGGACGATGTGCGCTTCGTTGGGGAGGTACGCCAGCGAAGCGTTGATCGCCTGTGGGTGTTGCGATTGGTAGACCGTCACGGGGGCCGCAAGCGAGAGTTTTTCGGCTAACGTATCGACGATTTTGTAAACGTCCGTTGCCGAATCACGGTCTAGGCGATAACAGGTCTTGAGAAGATCAAAACGTGTTGCTGCGGACTGATCGTCGCGAAAGCGGTTGGATGCGTACCACTGCCAAACCTCCGCCTCGGCCGTTTTTAGGTATTCGCAGACCTGGGAATGGTAGGGCATGCGTAAAGGAGGTGACGATTTCAACAAACAATCTTTCGAATACGAAAACCGAAATCAAAGCGTGCGAGGTGGGAGGCGGGATAAAGCGGTGTGATTTGCCAAACCGTCGGCTGTTAAGTCGCCCGTCGCTTGGCGTCCGCCGCCTGGCTTCGGAGCCGGTCGCGCACCGGTTGCCGCTTGCTTATTTAAAGCTGTGTTCATCGCTGGGGTACTGGCCACTGCGAACTTCGTCGCAGTAGGCCGTCACGGACTGGGTAATGGCTTCGGCAATATTTCCGTACTGTTTGACAAACCGCGGAAGGTATCCGGCGGTTAATCCGATCAGGTCGTTGGTTACCAGGACTTGGCCGCTGACATGTGGCCCGGCTCCGATTCCAATCGTGGGAACGGAAACGGCCTTGGTGATTTGCCGAGCTGTTTCGGCAGGGACGCATTCGATCAACACGGCAAAGGCTCCCGCATCCGCGGCGGCTCGGGCGTCGAGGATAAGTCGTTCGGTGTTGCGCTGAACTTTATAGCCGCCATCCTGATGAACATTTTGCGGTCGAAGCCCGACATGAGCCATGACGGGGATTCCGGCGGTTGCCAACGCACGGATCCGTTCAGCCTGCTCAAAACCTCCCTCCAGTTTGACCGCTTGGCAGCGAGTCTCTTTCAGTATTCTTGCGCCGGCTCGAAGCGTTTGTTCGACCGAAAGCTGGCCTTCGGGGAATGGCAGATCGACCACGACCAATGCGCGTTCTGCGGCCCGCCCTACCATTTCAGCGTGGTAAATCATCTGGTCCAGAGTAACGGGCAGGGTGGTTTCATGACCCTGAACGACCATTGCCAATGAGTCGCCCACCAGCAGGCAGTCGACGCCTGCTTGGTCCATCAATTTGGCCGTTGGAAAATCGTAAGCGGTCAGCATCGTGATCGGTTGGTTATCGCGAGCCATTTTCGCGAGTGCCGAGGTGGTCACGCGGCGGGGGGAATCAGACTTTGCCATTTTAGAAATCATTGCGTGGATTGGATTGCGGAACGGTGCGAGCCGTCTGGTACCGAACGACCGGAAAATTTGTGCCTCGCCGTTTGCAGGGTTCAATTGTCATCGCTTGGGAGGTAGGTGACAATGCGACGTATCCTCCTTCGCCCTTTGACCGTCGGGAAGACTTTTACGCCATGAAGATACTTTGTTTCAGCGATTTGCACTGTGACACCGAAGCCGCTCGCAACTTGGTCGAACTTGCCAAGAGTGCCGATGTGGTGATCGGCGCCGGGGATTTTGCCAACCGGCATCAAGGGCTGAACTTAACGCTTGATATTTTGGCCGAGATAACTCAGCCAGCGGTTCTTGTGCCTGGCAACGGCGAAACGGCTGAAGAACTTCGCGCTGGGGCGGCGGGCTGGAAATCGGCTCGCGTGCTTCACGGGGAAGGCTGTGAAATCGACGGCGTGCCGTTTTGGGGCGTCGGCGGAGGGATCCCCGTTACTCCATTCGGCGACTGGAGCTACGACTTCGATGAACAAGAGGCAGCCCGATTATTGGCCGGCTGCAAGGAAAACGGAGTTCTGGTGGTTCACTCACCTCCGTTGGATACTGTCGATTCCGACAGTGCTGGACGGGTGCGCGGCAGTCAAGCGATCCGCGACACCCTGCTGACCTGCCAGCCGAAGCTGGCGGTTTGTGGGCACATCCATAGTGATTGGGGCAAACAAATGATGCTGAACAATACTCAGATCTTGAATGCCGGTCCCCGTGGCGTTTGGATGACGATCGATTGAGCGATCGCCAAAGGATCACTCTTCCGCAAGCGGCTCTTTCTTTTCAGTGATCACTTCCAAATCGTCGCATTTTTCCGCGTTCATGGCGATGTATTCTTGCCAATCTTCAGGAACATTGTCCTCGTGGAAAATCGCTTCGACTGGACATTCTGGAACACAGGCTTCACAGTCGATGCACTCTTCAGGGTGGATGTACAACATTTTTTCGTCCTCGTAGAAGCACTCCACAGGACAGACCACCACACAGTCGGTGTATTTGCATCCGAAGCATGGTTGCGTCACCACATGCGTCATCGTAGATACCTTTTCGCTACAGAATGGGGAAAACGAGAAACAAGTGAGGCGAGAAACTCGCACCCAATCATTACCTGAGAATTTAATCGGCACGTACAGGCCACGCGCTTGACCAGGAATTATGGTGAATTGCGTTCCACATGAATTGAAATGCGTTCCACGCAGCTCCGGCGGAGTTCAAATCGTAGTGAATGTTGCGAGGGAATGTCAACGTAGGGGGGGTGGGTAAATAAATACAAAAACTTGCGGTCTGAGGGAGAGCGACTTACGATGAGAGCCTAGCAGCATGTTCTGGCGGGCTCCTTTTCTATTCGGACATTGTTTCTCTCGTGTCATTATCTCCTCCTGACCGCCGTTTGATCGATCAATGCTTGGAGCAGTCTCCGCAAGCATGGGAGAGCTTTGTAGACCGATTTTTGGGGATGGTGGTTCACATCGCCAATCACGCTTCGGAGTCGCGGCGTATCCATTTGACGGCTGAACAGCGTGACGATTTGGTCGCTGAAGTCTTTTTGGCATTCGTTGACAATGATTACGGTGTCCTCCGACGGTTTCGCCGCAATTGCTCATTGGCAACCTACTTGGCCGTCATTGCCCGGCGGATTGTGGTGCGGCGAATCATGGCCATTGGGATCGAACCGGTAAATGGGCATCTGCCCGTGGAACCTCAGGTCGATGCGACCCATGAACATCGGATCGAAGACCAGGAGCAAGTTGCCCTGCTGATGTCACGACTGGAGCCTCACGAGGCGACTGTGGTTCGGATGTACCATCTAGAAGGCAAGTCCTACCGAGAAATCAGTGCTGCCGAAGGGGTTCCCGAAAACAGTATCGGCCCCGTTTTAAGCCGTGCCCGCGCCAAGTTGCGGGAAACGACCAACCCTTAGACCGATTGCACGGACCACCCGCGCGAACGTACCGTATCAAGATTCGCTATGCTCTTGCGATGATCGCTTAATTAGCGAACGAGTGCGAAGTTTTTCACGGGTGTTGGGCTCTTGAGCCATGGAGGCTTGAATCATGGTGCATTTACTTGCCATTCAGAGTGGATGGTGGACGCTGCTTGGGGCAGTTGGCTTGGTGGCTGTTGGGGTTATTGCCTTGGCCATTCTGAATCCGCGGCTTTTCGTTCGCAGTTGTTTCCGCCCAATGTTGGCTTTGCTTTATAGCAAACGCTTGGTGGGGGAAGAGAATTTTCCGAAAACCGGCGGGGCGGTTGTGATCTGCAATCACGCTTCCTGGTTGGATGGAATCTTGCTGCTTTGGATGCTGCCTCGCAACGCTCGATTTATCGTCGATGGTGGCAATTTCGATGGCAAATTCGCTCAGTATCTGGCAGGTGCGTTTGATACGATCCTGATGGCAGCCAATGTGAAATCGATCGGTCGTGCGCTGAAAGCGGGCCGCCAAGGTTTGCACGACGGGCACGTCATCGCGATCTTTCCGGAAGGGACGATCACTCGCAGTGGCCAGTTGCAAGCCTTTCGTCCCGGCGTGACCAAAATCCTGAAAGGAACCGACGTCCCGATTGTGCCTATGTTCTTGGACGGAATGTGGGGCAGCCTATTTAGTTTCTCAGAAGGTAAGTTCTTCTGGAAATGGCCCGCCTGGCCTCGACGGCAATTGACCTTGTATATCGGGACTCCGTTGCCAGTCGATGCACCGCTGGACCGCATGCGAAATGCCGTTCAGCAGCTCGGTTCCAAAGCGATGATCGAGCAGCGTCAGCGGATGCCTAAGCTGCCCTGTCAGATTGTGCGGGCATGGAAGAAACGTGGCGGCAAGATGCAGAACGCCGATTCCAGCGGTGTTGAATTAAGTGGCCGAATGATGTTGCTGCGGACCTTGGTCCTGCAACGCATCCTCCGGCGTGAAGTGCTGCTGGATCCGAAACAGGAACCAACGGTCGGGATTTTGTTGCCGCCAAGTGTTGCGGGAGTCGCGGTGAATGTGGCGATGGCGTTTGAACGCAGGACCGCCGCCAACCTAAATTACACCGTCAGCAGCGATGTCCTGAATCGGTGTATCGAATCGGCTGGGATCAAGCACGTTTTGACCAGTGTTCGATTTATGGAGAAAATGAATTTTGATCTGGATGCCGACGTTGTCCTGCTGGAAGACTTCAAAGACAAAGCGACCTTAGGGGACAAAATTTGGGGCGTCATCGGAGCCTATCTGCTGCCAGCGTTCTGCCTTGAGCGATTGCTAGGTTTGAGGAAAATCGCCTGTGATGACCTGCTGGCCGTGATCTTTACCAGCGGTTCGACGGGGACTCCCAAAGGCGTCATGCTGTCGCACGCAAATATCAGCCACAACGTGGAAGCGATCAAGCAATCGGTTCGTTTGGATAGCGACGATGTGGTGTTGGGGATTTTGCCGTTTTTCCATTCCTTTGGCTATGCGGTCACGCTTTGGGCCGTCCAGACATTGGGGCCTCAGGGCGTTTATCACTTCAACCCGCTCGATGCCCGGCAGGTCGGAAAGCTAGCCGAAAAATATCAAGCGACGGTGTTGCTGGGGACGCCAACGTTCCTCCGCGGCTACCTGCGTCGGATCGAACCCGGCCAGTTTGCAAGTTTGGACGTGGTTGTGGTTGGGGCTGAAAAAATGCCCGCCGATTTGTTTGAATCGTTTGAAAAACGCTTCGGAGTTCGCCCCGTGGAAGGTTACGGAACGACCGAATTAAGCCCTCTCGTTTCCGTCAATATTCCACCCTCGCGTTCGGCTGCTAAATTTCAGCCCGATCGATTCGAAGGTTCGGTCGGTCGCCCGTTCCCCGGAATTAGTGCCAAAGTGGTTTCGCCCGAGGATGGGAGTGAACGCGGAGCCGGCGAGGATGGGCTGTTGTTGATTACGGGACCCAATGTGATGCAAGGTTACATGGGACGTGAAGACCTGACCTCCGAAGTCTTGCAAGACGGGTGGTACATCACTGGCGATATCGCCAATGTGGACAAGGAAGGGTTTCTGCATATCACCGGTCGGCAAAGTCGATTTTCGAAAATTGGCGGTGAAATGGTCCCTCACATCCGCGTCGAAGAGGAACTGGCCAAGCAGCTGCTTGTCGACGATGATGACGATGGGGAGGACGATGTGCTCCGAGTCTGCGTCACGGCAATCCCAGACGCCAAAAAAGGGGAGCGGTTGATCGTGTTGCAGCTGCCCTCGGAAAAGGACCCGAGCGATCTGCGGAAAGGATTGACGGAAGCAGGGCTTCCCAATTTGTTTCTCCCCGCCGCCGATGCGTTTTATACGGTGGAGGAAATTCCAGTCTTGGGAACCGGGAAATTGGATTTGAAGGGGGCGCGGGTTTTGGCCGAGCAATTAACCGATCCTGCGGCAGCCAATGAAACCCAAGCAAGTGGATGACGCCATGGATTCTGCCGAAGCCGATGCCGTAGGGACGACGTCGAAATCAAAGCGACGTCGTTGGTGGATTTTCGGATTCGTTGCAGCCGGACTGATTCTGGGGACGCTGGGATACGTCGAATGGTTTCTGAAACGTCCCGTCGGCGAAGGGCCGGCCGGACCCGAGATCGCCCGCCAGCCGTTTGAGAAAATCTGGAGTGAACAGACGATCCAGATTGTTGGCATCGGGGATAGCGTTACCGCAGGACTGGGGGCGAAGAACCCAAGTCACAGCTATTACAACCGGCTTCGAGAGAATCCGGAGGACGAGTTCGAATCGATGCGGGGCATTTCGTTGTCGGCCGTTCTGCCAAACTTGCAGCATCAAAATTTCGCTGTTTCAGGGTCGGAATCGCTGGCGCATGAGCAGATGGTCAACGAGACCGTTCCTGACTATCCCGCGGAGACCTTCGGGATCATCCTGATGTCCAGCGGAGGGAACGATTTGATTCATAGTTATGGACGTCGACCGCCTCGAGAATGTGCGATGTATGGGGCGACCTTGGCGGAGGCGGAACCATGGATCGAAGCTTTTGGGATCCGCTTAGCTGGGATGTTTGAAAAACTAAACGAGCGGTTCCCCGGCGGCTGTGAAATCTATTGTGCGGATATCTATGATCCAACCGACGGCGTTGGGGACGCGCCCAGTATCTTTTTGCCGCACTGGCCGGACGGGTTAGCCATTCATGCAAAGTACAACCAAACGATCCGTTCGGTTGCGGAGTCATTTGAAAATGTCTTTGTCGTCCCGCTCTACGAGAATTTCCTCGGGCACGGTTCGCATTGCCGGCAGTTTTGGCAACCGCATTACGATGCGCAGGATCCGTATTATTGGTTCTACGATAATGTCGAAGACCCAAACGATCGTGGGTACGATGCGATCCGGCGTCTGTATTTAAAAACGATCGTCGAAAATACGTCGCTCCGCTAGCGGACGCCATCGTCGTTGCCGTAGCTACCGTCGTCAGACGGTGGATTTATTCGATTGTAGGCCTGTCTTGAATACTCGCTTACGCTTCGTGCTAGTAAGCGGAAAGCGAGCGTTGCTACCGAGCGCTAGTGCATTACGGCTCGAGCGACATTGAAGTAGATGACGATTCCTAGGATGTCGACGATTCCAGCGACAAAAGGGTTGCTCATCAAGGCGGGATCCAGCCCCAGTCTTTTGAAGATCAATGGAAGGGTGACTCCGACCATGCACCCCGAAATCACCACCGCGAGAAGCGTGATCGGGATGACCATCGCACTGGCGCTGTCCGGGGCAACAAATAACGACACCACAAAGCCTAGCGAGGCTAAGAAACTGCCAAGCATGCAACTGACCACCAGTTCTCGAGAGAGAATCGTTCTCCAGTCGCGGACGCTTAGGTCGCCGCTGGTCATTGCCGTGATTACCAGGGTTGCCGACTGAGTCCCCGAATTGCCACCCGCTGAAATGATCAGAGGGATGAACAGAACCAGCCACGTGTAAGTTTCCAGTTCTTGGTCGTATTGCCGGAGTGCAAACGCGGTCAGCAGGGCTGCGAAGAAAAGGATGGTTAGCCAGATTCCTCGTTTCCAGCCTAGCCGAACCAGATTGATTCGCAGGTAGCTTTCTTCCAGCGGAGCGACCGCAGCGATGCGCTGTGCGTCCTCGGTTAGTTCCTCTCGAACGACATCGATCACGTCGTCATGCGTGATGATTCCCAGAAGTTGTCGTCCCTGGTCGACCACGGGGATCGCCAACATGTTGTAGCGTTCGACCCGTTCTGCAACCGCTTCTTGGTCATCGGTAGGGAGGACGGCGATCACGTCGGTTTCCATCAAATCGCTCAGTCGCGATTCCACGTTCCCCAGTGCCGAAATCAATTGTCGGCCGGAGACGATTCCGCGGAGCCGATCGTCTTGGTCAACCACATAGATGTAGTAGATCGTTTCTAGTTCTTCCGCTTGTTTGCTCAGTTCTTCCAACGCTTGTCGGACCGTCAGATCTTCGGTCAGTTTGGCGACTTCCGAGGTCATGATCGCCCCGGCGGTCCCCTCGGCAAAAGATTGGAGTCGCCGGATGTCGCGGCGCTCGGATGCCGGTAGCAACGCCAGTAGGTCGACGACTCGACTTTCACTTAGCTCTTGGATCAAGTCGACGCGGTCATCCGAGGGGAGTTCCGCAAGCAGGTTTGCAGCTTCGGTTGTGTCTTCAAAGTTCAGGATGTTCAGTTTTCGGTCGAGATCGAAATACTCGAAAATCTCGGCTCGAAGTCCTGGGGGGGCGTGGAGCAGGACCTGCCAAGATTCGGCAGCGGTAAGTCCTTCCATGTATTCGGCCGTCCGCCCCGGGTTCAGTGCGGTGCAAAATTCCTGCAGCTCTTCGGCACTATTGTGCTCCAGCATCTCTCGCAGTTCTGGGAGAAAAAGTGTGTTGAGCATCGTTGAAGCAATTCACGAGTGTGCAGGGAACTGTCTAGATGGGGCGAGGCCGCGGGGTATCTTAGCGGGCGAAGTCAATTGTCTGCACCCGCCGGTCAGCGGTAAGCAGGGGGCGTCGGATCGGGAGAGAATGGTTTTCCGAGTTCTTGTCACAGGACTTGTGCAGCCAGCGAAGCGGGGTGAAAAACTTCGGTTCACGGCAGGTTTCCCCCTTGATGGCTTTGCGTTTTTGTCCGAGCGGGTGGTTTTTGCCTCCGCGAGATGTGAAATTGTTTCATTTCGTTGACACTTCAATTTTGCCGCAACTATAATTTTGTGGTACGAGGCTCCGCTCCGGTGCTCCCTTCTCATTAAAAGCCCATGTTTTTTCTCGGCAAGTGGTAAGGGTTGAGCTAGAATTGAGCCTAAACTTGATGGATTTCCGCCCTCGGAATCACCTTGTCTCCCAAGAGCCTGCACGATGACATTTTTAGGCAAGTGCTTTACCTTCATGATCTTTATCCTCAGTGCCATATTTATGGCGCTGGCCTTGGCTGCAAATGCCTCCCACCGCAATTGGCGGGAAGAAATTGTCAAGGAAGGTGGATTAAAGGATCAGGTTGAAGAGTTCGCCACAAAAAACCGAGAGCTTGAAGACGCTCGTGTTCGCGTCGAGCGAGCCCTTGCTGCGGAACAGGTTGCTCGCCGGACCGCTTTAGCGGCTCTGGAAACCGACCTCGCACAGAAAAGCGACTTGTTGGCTAAAGCTGAGCAAGCTTTGACCAGCGAGCGTGCGACCAATGAATCATTGGCTCGCAAAGACGCACAGATTACCGACGAACTGACGCGTTTGACTGCCGATAACGCCAAACTTCGCCAGCAAATTGTCACCGAACAAGACGACCGCGACCGTTTGTTCGCCAGGGTCCTCGAATTGACCGACAAAATGAACGGTATTCGGGGTTTGCTGGAAGTTCAGAAAGAGCGGAATCAGACGCTTGTCGCTCAGGTGACTCGCTTTACTGAAGTCATGCAGGCTCGTGGTATCAACGTCAATGACGCCCTCGATGGAGCTCCTCCTGCTCGAAACGGGACCGTATTGGTCGTCGATCGCGGCAAGAAGTTGGTGGAATTGTCCATCGGCTATGACGAAGGGCTGCGAGTTGGCCACATGCTAGAAGTGACCCGTGGATCACAATATTTGGGCCGTGCGAAGGTTCGCCGAACCAGTCCAGATCGTGCCGTTGCGGAGATCATGCCAGACTTTACGCTTGGAACCATCCAAAAGGGCGATCGTGTCGACACCACAATTGAATGATATTCCTCGGAAGCAGAACGCCAACATTTACACAGTGATGCTGCTTGTTAGCATGCTCTTTATGTTGGTCGCTGTTATCGCCATGTTTGTTGAATTTCGCCGGTATGAAGGGACTCTCCCTTGGAAAACCGATGAAGCGCGGCCACAGGTTATGCATCACACGACCTTGCCGACCTATTTCTAGGCACTGGGCCATTGGTCCACTAATTGCTGTAGTGTATGCTCGCAATGGTGGCCAGACAGGCTGGCAGCCAATTGACGTGAAAACGCAGTAACGTATTACAAAGAAGGGTGTCACGATGGCAGGTGCTGTAGCCGAATTTACCGTTGACAATTTTGATTCCGAAGTCCTTCAGTCCTCCAGTCCCGTTCTGGTTGACTTCTGGGCGCCTTGGTGTGGCCCTTGCCGCCAAATTGCACCAATGATCGACGAACTTGCTAACGACAACCCAAGTTTGAAGATCGGAAAGCTGAACATTGATGATCATCCTGAAATCGCTCAGCGATATCAGGTTAACACCATCCCAACCTTGTTGGTATTTAAGGATGGTAATATCAGCGAAACCTTTATCGGAGTTCGCCCAAAAGCTCAGCTGCAAGAAGCTCTCGATTCGGCCGGTGAAGCCTAATCGCGTCGCGAATTGCGAAAGATCCAAAAGCCACAGCAAGTTGTTGTGGCTTTTTTTATGCAAACGCGCCTCCCTCGCCTATCACGAACGGTCCCCAATCAGGCCGAGACTGCAATGAAGACGTTCATTTCACAGTAATGGCGGGCAGGTTGCGGTGTTTTTCCCTCCCCTCCCAAACGCAAAGCTGGCTCGCCGGTGACGGGAATGAAAAATGGCCGTCTCCACAAGGCAATCTTCAATCTTCAATCTTCAATCTTCATTACTCATTAAGCAGTCGCTCACCCAGCGACTGCAGCCTCGTCCCAAACAACGCGCTTTTAAAAAGCCTTTTCATCATCCCTGTCAAAGATCTTCAGCACGCTAAACTTGGGGATCTGTCCCGCGTCTGACCCAGTTGGCGTTTTTTGGGGCTAGCCGTTTCCTTTGTCTTCTTTATGCGAGCCTACTGCGATGGTGGATGTTACTGAGCAACGAGAACTTAGTTTTCCTGACTTTGACGCCGTCCTGGAGGAAGTGGATCGGTTGGCATCGGGGGAGGTTCGCACGGTGGGGAATCATACGTTTGGCGAAATTTTGAATCACCTTGCGATTAGTCATGATGTTTCCGCAGGCCGTCTGCAGGCTCCATCCCCGCCGCTTCTGGTTAAGCTTTTGATGCCGTTGATTCGGCGGACGGTAATTCATGCCAAGC comes from the Roseimaritima multifibrata genome and includes:
- the mgtE gene encoding magnesium transporter; translation: MLNTLFLPELREMLEHNSAEELQEFCTALNPGRTAEYMEGLTAAESWQVLLHAPPGLRAEIFEYFDLDRKLNILNFEDTTEAANLLAELPSDDRVDLIQELSESRVVDLLALLPASERRDIRRLQSFAEGTAGAIMTSEVAKLTEDLTVRQALEELSKQAEELETIYYIYVVDQDDRLRGIVSGRQLISALGNVESRLSDLMETDVIAVLPTDDQEAVAERVERYNMLAIPVVDQGRQLLGIITHDDVIDVVREELTEDAQRIAAVAPLEESYLRINLVRLGWKRGIWLTILFFAALLTAFALRQYDQELETYTWLVLFIPLIISAGGNSGTQSATLVITAMTSGDLSVRDWRTILSRELVVSCMLGSFLASLGFVVSLFVAPDSASAMVIPITLLAVVISGCMVGVTLPLIFKRLGLDPALMSNPFVAGIVDILGIVIYFNVARAVMH
- a CDS encoding metallophosphoesterase family protein, which gives rise to MKILCFSDLHCDTEAARNLVELAKSADVVIGAGDFANRHQGLNLTLDILAEITQPAVLVPGNGETAEELRAGAAGWKSARVLHGEGCEIDGVPFWGVGGGIPVTPFGDWSYDFDEQEAARLLAGCKENGVLVVHSPPLDTVDSDSAGRVRGSQAIRDTLLTCQPKLAVCGHIHSDWGKQMMLNNTQILNAGPRGVWMTID
- a CDS encoding ferredoxin family protein — protein: MTHVVTQPCFGCKYTDCVVVCPVECFYEDEKMLYIHPEECIDCEACVPECPVEAIFHEDNVPEDWQEYIAMNAEKCDDLEVITEKKEPLAEE
- a CDS encoding RNA polymerase sigma factor; the protein is MSLSPPDRRLIDQCLEQSPQAWESFVDRFLGMVVHIANHASESRRIHLTAEQRDDLVAEVFLAFVDNDYGVLRRFRRNCSLATYLAVIARRIVVRRIMAIGIEPVNGHLPVEPQVDATHEHRIEDQEQVALLMSRLEPHEATVVRMYHLEGKSYREISAAEGVPENSIGPVLSRARAKLRETTNP
- a CDS encoding SGNH/GDSL hydrolase family protein is translated as MDSAEADAVGTTSKSKRRRWWIFGFVAAGLILGTLGYVEWFLKRPVGEGPAGPEIARQPFEKIWSEQTIQIVGIGDSVTAGLGAKNPSHSYYNRLRENPEDEFESMRGISLSAVLPNLQHQNFAVSGSESLAHEQMVNETVPDYPAETFGIILMSSGGNDLIHSYGRRPPRECAMYGATLAEAEPWIEAFGIRLAGMFEKLNERFPGGCEIYCADIYDPTDGVGDAPSIFLPHWPDGLAIHAKYNQTIRSVAESFENVFVVPLYENFLGHGSHCRQFWQPHYDAQDPYYWFYDNVEDPNDRGYDAIRRLYLKTIVENTSLR
- the trxA gene encoding thioredoxin, which gives rise to MAGAVAEFTVDNFDSEVLQSSSPVLVDFWAPWCGPCRQIAPMIDELANDNPSLKIGKLNIDDHPEIAQRYQVNTIPTLLVFKDGNISETFIGVRPKAQLQEALDSAGEA
- the panB gene encoding 3-methyl-2-oxobutanoate hydroxymethyltransferase, with translation MAKSDSPRRVTTSALAKMARDNQPITMLTAYDFPTAKLMDQAGVDCLLVGDSLAMVVQGHETTLPVTLDQMIYHAEMVGRAAERALVVVDLPFPEGQLSVEQTLRAGARILKETRCQAVKLEGGFEQAERIRALATAGIPVMAHVGLRPQNVHQDGGYKVQRNTERLILDARAAADAGAFAVLIECVPAETARQITKAVSVPTIGIGAGPHVSGQVLVTNDLIGLTAGYLPRFVKQYGNIAEAITQSVTAYCDEVRSGQYPSDEHSFK
- a CDS encoding DUF1569 domain-containing protein, whose protein sequence is MVDVTEQRELSFPDFDAVLEEVDRLASGEVRTVGNHTFGEILNHLAISHDVSAGRLQAPSPPLLVKLLMPLIRRTVIHAKPLKPGFKLPASGESFFWPAGDFETSSSVARFKESVEYYRTNGPLAKHPFFGKLTSAECDQLQCRHAALHLGFVHPA
- a CDS encoding coiled-coil domain-containing protein — translated: MTFLGKCFTFMIFILSAIFMALALAANASHRNWREEIVKEGGLKDQVEEFATKNRELEDARVRVERALAAEQVARRTALAALETDLAQKSDLLAKAEQALTSERATNESLARKDAQITDELTRLTADNAKLRQQIVTEQDDRDRLFARVLELTDKMNGIRGLLEVQKERNQTLVAQVTRFTEVMQARGINVNDALDGAPPARNGTVLVVDRGKKLVELSIGYDEGLRVGHMLEVTRGSQYLGRAKVRRTSPDRAVAEIMPDFTLGTIQKGDRVDTTIE
- a CDS encoding AMP-binding protein codes for the protein MVHLLAIQSGWWTLLGAVGLVAVGVIALAILNPRLFVRSCFRPMLALLYSKRLVGEENFPKTGGAVVICNHASWLDGILLLWMLPRNARFIVDGGNFDGKFAQYLAGAFDTILMAANVKSIGRALKAGRQGLHDGHVIAIFPEGTITRSGQLQAFRPGVTKILKGTDVPIVPMFLDGMWGSLFSFSEGKFFWKWPAWPRRQLTLYIGTPLPVDAPLDRMRNAVQQLGSKAMIEQRQRMPKLPCQIVRAWKKRGGKMQNADSSGVELSGRMMLLRTLVLQRILRREVLLDPKQEPTVGILLPPSVAGVAVNVAMAFERRTAANLNYTVSSDVLNRCIESAGIKHVLTSVRFMEKMNFDLDADVVLLEDFKDKATLGDKIWGVIGAYLLPAFCLERLLGLRKIACDDLLAVIFTSGSTGTPKGVMLSHANISHNVEAIKQSVRLDSDDVVLGILPFFHSFGYAVTLWAVQTLGPQGVYHFNPLDARQVGKLAEKYQATVLLGTPTFLRGYLRRIEPGQFASLDVVVVGAEKMPADLFESFEKRFGVRPVEGYGTTELSPLVSVNIPPSRSAAKFQPDRFEGSVGRPFPGISAKVVSPEDGSERGAGEDGLLLITGPNVMQGYMGREDLTSEVLQDGWYITGDIANVDKEGFLHITGRQSRFSKIGGEMVPHIRVEEELAKQLLVDDDDDGEDDVLRVCVTAIPDAKKGERLIVLQLPSEKDPSDLRKGLTEAGLPNLFLPAADAFYTVEEIPVLGTGKLDLKGARVLAEQLTDPAAANETQASG